One genomic segment of Coffea arabica cultivar ET-39 chromosome 6e, Coffea Arabica ET-39 HiFi, whole genome shotgun sequence includes these proteins:
- the LOC113696449 gene encoding receptor-like protein EIX2, whose amino-acid sequence MSIGYLSTLLSLHLRNNNLSGDIPSSLENCTELITIDVAGNKLGGKLPTWLGPSLSKLRILILRSNKFNGEIPPELCHLSSLRALDVSNNYFVGVIPSCFKNFTSMATEESVYLRNNETTYFYSGYPESVQLAIKGNVYEYNWILGLFCSIDLSNNNFSGKIPLELTNLLGLKSLNLSGNQLGGTISSNIGQMGRLESLDLSRNHLSGTIPSSISKLSSLGFLNLSFNNLSGKIPSSTQMLSFDASSFAGNQLCGRPLTVHCGSSSTDGVTVIQEESVETAVDYWLYICIGVGFVIGFWAVSFTLILEKTWRYAYFRSVDEAWYRLQEHFLSIRFMLK is encoded by the coding sequence ATGTCCATCGGATATTTAAGTACTCTGCTCTCTTTGCACTTGCGCAACAACAATCTCTCTGGTGACATACCTTCTTCCCTGGAGAATTGTACGGAACTAATTACAATTGACGTTGCAGGAAACAAATTAGGGGGGAAGTTACCAACTTGGCTGGGTCCAAGTCTTTCCAAATTGAGGATTCTCATCCTGCGCTCTAACAAGTTTAATGGTGAAATTCCCCCTGAACTATGCCACCTGTCTTCCCTGCGAGCCTTAGATGTTTCCAACAACTATTTTGTGGGTGTGATCCCGAGTTGTTTCAAGAACTTTACCTCCATGGCAACAGAAGAGAGCGTTTACTTGCGCAATAATGAGACAACTTACTTCTATTCTGGTTACCCAGAGAGTGTACAATTGGCAATTAAAGGAAATGTATACGAATATAACTGGATTCTTGGACTTTTCTGCAGCATTGACCTCTCAAACAACAATTTTTCTGGCAAGATCCCTCTTGAACTAACCAATCTTTTGGGGTTGAAATCTTTGAATCTGTCCGGCAATCAACTGGGAGGAACGATTTCAAGCAACATCGGCCAAATGGGACGGCTAGAATCTCTTGATCTATCAAGAAATCATCTCTCAGGGACAATTCCTTCTAGCATTTCAAAACTATCCTCcttgggtttcttgaatttGTCTTTCAATAACTTGTCAGGGAAAATTCCGTCAAGCACACAAATGCTAAGTTTTGATGCTTCTTCCTTTGCTGGTAACCAACTTTGCGGCCGCCCCCTGACAGTGCATTGTGGCAGCAGCAGCACTGATGGTGTGACTGTAATCCAAGAAGAAAGTGTCGAAACTGCTGTGGATTATTGGCTTTATATCTGCATTGGTGTGGGGTTTGTCATCGGCTTTTGGGCTGTTTCTTTTACTCTAATACTGGAGAAGACATGGAGATACGCCTATTTCCGCTCTGTGGATGAAGCTTGGTACAGGTTACAGGAACACTTTCTCTCTATTAGATTCATGTTAAAATAG
- the LOC113694985 gene encoding uncharacterized protein, translated as MSSLRSLSLYSCKNLVSLSDELKHLRNLRTLTIVDCPKLTFLPSSMKYLTALENLYITDCDELTLFEWQDIEGIKMVRSLVIGGLPELSSKDVQCFENLKSFVIDGLPKLVVLPRWLEGSALTLRNLRIARCPNFLELPEWLKNLTALESIQIAECPRLRSLPAGMHRLTELEELKIDNCPQLSVDCGEKDRAKIAQIKETYLDGILQVQKIQNNSGSGVAAMLVTSKARSTETLHFGA; from the exons ATGTCCTCTCTTCGGTCATTATCCCTATATAGCTGTAAGAATCTGGTTTCCTTATCTGATGAACTAAAACATCTTAGGAACCTTCGAACACTGACTATAGTCGATTGCCCAAAATTGACCTTCCTTCCAAGTAGCATGAAGTACCTCACTGCTCTGGAAAACCTTTACATTACTGATTGTGACGAGCTCACTTTGTTTGAATGGCAAGATATAGAAGGGATTAAGATGGTGCGATCACTTGTTATTGGAGGACTACCAGAATTGAGTTCCAAAGATGTTCAATGCTTCGAGAACCTCAAGTCATTTGTTATTGACGGACTACCAAAGTTGGTTGTTTTGCCTCGGTGGCTTGAGGGTAGTGCTCTTACCTTGAGAAACCTGAGGATTGCGAGATGTCCCAACTTTCTGGAGTTACCTGAGTGGCTGAAGAATCTTACGGCACTGGAAAGCATTCAAATTGCGGAATGTCCCAGGCTAAGGTCCCTGCCTGCAGGAATGCATCGCCTCACTGAATTAGAGGAACTGAAGATTGACAATTGCCCGCAGTTGAGTGTAGATTGTGGAGAAAAGGACAGAGCCAAGATAGCTCAAATAAAAGAAACTTACCTCGATGGCATACTGCAGGTTCAAAAGATTCAGAATAA TTCTGGATCGGGGGTGGCTGCAATGTTGGTTACCAGCAAAGCTAGAAGCACTGAAACTTTGCATTTTGGTGCTTGA
- the LOC140004107 gene encoding putative disease resistance protein RGA3, whose translation MDIVALSDIFQDKFSSSSVRDIALKWNLDDELKKLQESVVTIRSKCFGEDNDKAAKMLRDILYDAEDIFDECGFYTLKSQQQQNHHRKLLQVRHIFYKIRSFAFRVKMGYEMQRLGNRLHKIDMYGKPRNAGDPLYGGFHLVSLSPPSGGGAAFDSSVASSVCGSVGASGAAYLSESLLYGGFVSVSRPCGGGASLHSSVASSVDGSVGASGPAYFFQSPLYARSQMCGSVGASDAAYSSEIVKKRRKFILPDRDIRQNDKDRIVEALLEWSNEGILSILPIVGVGGIGKSTLVKLVYNDERVVKHFQLRIWVNLSPCFSVRKVVERIIQSATANKRMPFRNYEKVGDILRKKVYLLVLDGVWNEYEGKWNQLKDFLVAGAKGSKIVLTTRDESVASAIGTMPIYCVERLANDDCLSLFLKMAFEEGQEEKYPNLVRIGADIVQKCEGVPLGVILLGSSLRGRIREIEWTDIRDHSVWDSQENGKMFPVLKLSYEKLPSYLKACLAYCSIFPKGCEIEIDKLIQLWISQGLIHTSTHFEEPEEIGLEYFNQLSFKSFFQDIEENGLFFSSMCKMNDTVHDFLLSVAGSECSTVYAHTQNISEEVKHVAFSDYDESGKQLPTSLLQNHGLRTIFFPVDEVGPTSTSFVDNCVSRFMHLRTLDLSHSSFEMLPSSIGELKRFEVF comes from the coding sequence ATGGATATAGTTGCTCTTTCAGACATATTTCAGGACAAATTCTCATCATCTTCGGTTCGTGACATCGCACTGAAATGGAATTTGGATGATGAGCTGAAGAAGCTTCAAGAATCCGTCGTGACCATAAGGAGCAAATGCTTCGGAGAAGACAACGACAAAGCAGCAAAGATGCTGAGAGACATTTTGTACGATGCCGAAGATATCTTTGACGAGTGCGGATTCTACACCTTGAAATCCCAGCAACAGCAAAATCATCATAGAAAACTTCTTCAGGTCAGGCATATCTTCTATAAGATACGTTCTTTCGCGTTTCGAGTTAAAATGGGATATGAAATGCAAAGGTTAGGAAATAGATTGCACAAAATTGATATGTATGGTAAGCCCAGAAATGCTGGCGACCCCCTATATGGTGGGTTCCATCTTGTTTCTTTATCTCCTCCTAGTGGTGGTGGTGCTGCTTTTGATTCATCGGTGGCATCAAGTGTGTGTGGAAGTGTGGGTGCAAGTGGTGCAGCTTACTTGTCAGAGTCGCTCCTATATGGTGGGTTTGTTTCTGTATCTCGTCCTTGTGGTGGCGGTGCTTCTCTTCATTCATCGGTGGCATCAAGTGTGGATGGAAGTGTGGGTGCAAGTGGTCCAGCATACTTCTTCCAGTCGCCCCTATATGCTCGGTCCCAAATGTGTGGAAGTGTGGGTGCAAGTGATGCAGCTTACTCGTCAGAAATAGTTAAAAAACGTAGAAAATTTATATTGCCGGATAGGGATATTAGACAGAATGACAAAGACAGGATTGTGGAAGCTCTGCTCGAATGGAGCAATGAAGGGATTCTTTCCATTTTGCCAATTGTTGGAGTAGGTGGGATAGGAAAAAGTACTCTTGTGAAATTGGTGTACAACGATGAGAGGGTAGTAAAGCATTTTCAGCTGAGGATTTGGGTAAACCTTTCACCTTGCTTTAGTGTGAGGAAAGTGGTTGAGAGAATTATTCAATCTGCTACAGCAAACAAAAGAATGCCATTTAGGAATTACGAGAAGGTTGGGGACATTCTGCGCAAAAAGGTTTATTTGCTTGTTCTGGATGGTGTGTGGAacgagtatgaagggaagtggAATCAATTGAAGGATTTTCTGGTGGCTGGTGCTAAGGGAAGTAAGATTGTTCTGACGACTCGTGATGAATCAGTTGCATCAGCAATTGGGACAATGCCCATTTATTGTGTAGAAAGGCTGGCAAATGATGATTGTTTGTCATTGTTCTTGAAAATGGCTTTTGAAGAAGGACAAGAGGAAAAGTATCCAAATCTTGTGAGGATTGGGGCTGATATAGTGCAGAAGTGTGAAGGAGTTCCCTTGGGTGTGATTCTTTTAGGGAGTTCATTGCGTGGGAGAATTAGAGAAATTGAGTGGACGGACATCAGAGATCATTCTGTATGGGACTCGCAAGAGAATGGCAAAATGTTTCCAGTATTGAAATTGAGCTATGAAAAGTTGCCATCCTATCTAAAAGCTTGTCTTGCCTATTGCTCAATATTTCCGAAGGGTTGTGAGATTGAGATAGATAAACTGATTCAGCTATGGATATCTCAAGGGCTTATTCACACGTCTACTCATTTTGAAGAACCTGAAGAGATAGGTTTGGAGTATTTTAATCAGTTGTCCTTCAAATCTTTCTTTCAGGATATCGAGGAAAATGGCCTGTTTTTCAGCTCAATGTGCAAAATGAATGACACTGTGCATGATTTTCTGCTGTCAGTGGCAGGGTCTGAGTGTTCAACTGTTTATGCCCATACACAGAACATTTCAGAAGAGGTGAAACATGTAGCATTCTCTGATTATGATGAGTCGGGGAAGCAGTTACCAACTTCCCTACTTCAAAATCATGGTCTGAGGACCATCTTTTTTCCGGTTGATGAAGTGGGGCCAACTAGTACATCTTTTGTTGATAACTGTGTTTCAAGATTCATGCATCTGCGAACACTAGATTTAAGTCACTCATCTTTTGAGATGTTGCCAAGTTCCATTGGCGAGTTGAAGCGGTTTGAAGTATTTTGA
- the LOC113696450 gene encoding zinc finger BED domain-containing protein RICESLEEPER 2-like, which yields MVVTGHFVDSDWVLQKRVLNFCNVPPPHTGVIIADALSKYFIDWGIENKIFSITVDNASYNDACVRRLREDFSLRKRLSIAEKFFHVRCCAHILNLLVQDDLNQLVDVIDTVREGIKYLNNSEGRLNQFAKITKQLQLPSRKLILDCPTRWNITYLMLASALEFKDVFPRYEDIDPGFHYVPSDYEWLQVVEVCRFLGIFHEITNMISGSDYPTSNIFLVELYRIKDLLNEKALDISDQIRAMALSMSAKFDKYWGETNVVLSLGAIVDPRYKMVLIYHAFPIIYGEEEAAVKIDEIKQLLYELYNEYVDTHFSSHAGEPPRQSVKRKHKEVSSSSAQSQGNVKKLGLPILTGKKKFQMHVSEIDKAPLEKSDLDIYLEEGRYACDASANLDVLGWWKGERWRFPILSRMASDLLSIPVTTVASESTFSAGGRVIDDRRASMSVETVQMLLCGSNWIRNLHGIKTKSRDQSDVAE from the exons atGGTTGTAACAGGGCATTTTGTTGATTCTGATTGGGTGTTACAAAAACGTGTGTTGAATTTTTGTAATGTGCCACCTCCTCATACGGGAGTAATTATTGCTGATGCTTTGAGTAAATATTTTATTGATTGGGGGATCGAGAATAAAATTTTCAGCATCACGGTAGACAATGCTTCTTATAATGATGCTTGTGTTAGGAGACTTAGGGAGGATTTTTCTCTAAGAAAGAGGTTAAGTATTGCTGAAAAATTTTTTCATGTGAGGTGTTGTGCACATATACTTAATCTTTTAGTGCAAGATGACCTCAATCAACTAGTTGATGTGATTGATACTGTTAGAGAGGGGATCAAGTACTTGAACAACTCTGAGGGTCGCCTAAATCAATTTGCCAAAATTACAAAACAGCTACAGTTGCCCTCTAGGAAATTGATTCTAGATTGTCCAACTAGATGGAATATCACATATCTCATGTTGGCTTCGGCTTTGGAGTTCAAGGACGTTTTCCCGAGATATGAGGACATTGACCCTGGGTTTCACTATGTTCCAAGTGATTACGAGTGGTTGCAAGTAGTAGAAGTGTGccgatttttgggtatttttcaTGAGATCACTAACATGATTTCTGGATCCGACTATCCAACTTCTAACATCTTTCTTGTGGAGCTTTATAGGATTAAAGATCTTTTAAATGAAAAAGCTCTTGATATTTCTGATCAAATTAGGGCCATGGCTTTGAGCATGTCAGCAAAATTTGACAAATATTGGGGAGAAACCAATGTGGTGCTTTCGTTAGGTGCTATTGTTGATCCAAGGTACAAAATGGTACTCATTTATCATGcttttccaattatttatgGTGAGGAAGAAGCTGCTgtgaaaattgatgaaattaaacAGCTTCTTTATGAGCTTTACAATGAATATGTTGATACTCACTTCTCCTCTCATGCCGGGGAACCACCGAGGCAGTCGGTAAAGCGTAAACATAAGGAAGTGAGTAGTTCTTCGGCTCAATCTCAGGGGAATGTTAagaaacttggacttccaattCTTACTGGCaagaaaaaatttcaaatgCATGTTAGTGAAATTGACAAGGCGCCACTTGAAAAATCAGATTTAGATATTTATTTAGAAGAAGGTAGGTATGCTTGTGACGCATCTGCTAATCTGGATGTCTTGGGGTGGTGGAAAGGAGAAAGATGGAGGTTTCCAATATTGTCAAGGATGGCTAGTGACTTACTTTCTATTCCAGTTACAACTGTGGCTTCTGAATCTACCTTCAGTGCTGGGGGAAGAGTAATTGATGATCGGCGAGCTTCTATGTCTGTTGAGACAGTGCAAATGCTACTTTGCGGTAGTAATTGGATTCGCAATCTTCATGGAATAAAAACCAAGTCTCGT GATCAATCTGATGTTGCCGAGTAA
- the LOC140009746 gene encoding uncharacterized mitochondrial protein AtMg00810-like: protein MVEKSPDMLRTSPINSQYSNPGMTPSCESNLPIALHKAMQEEMLALEKNDTWDLVPLPSGDDVVGVQKFKSNLQANFQTKNLGYLQYFLGIEVVRSKYKIYLCQRKYVVDMLNEIGMLGCRLVDTLMDPNVKLVGDQSALLDDSRQYRILVGKLNYFTVTRPDISFAVSVVNQFLDTSRTSHWDAVIRILRYLKSAPEKGFLYQNHGHTNIEGYSDADWAGSVSDRRSTTGYCVFVGGNLVSWKSKKQTVVSKSSAESEYRAMNHTVCELVWLKSMLLEIGFEHKQPMNLVCDNQAVVHITSNQVFHERTKHIEVDCHFIREKLLDGVIKTSHVPSVDRLADLFTKSLGCSRVKYICNKLGAYDIYAST from the exons ATGGTTGAGAAATCTCCTGATATGCTacgcacttcaccaattaactctcaATATTCAAATCCAGGTATGACGCCCTCCTGTGAGTCAAATCTTCCTATTGCTTTACATAAAG CTATGCAAGAAGAGATGCTTGCTTTGGAGAAAAATGATACTTGGGATCTTGTTCCTCTTCCTTCTG gtgatgatgttGTGGGGGTCCAGAAATTTAAATCCAATCTGCAggcaaactttcagacaaagAATTTAGGTTATCTACAgtattttttgggtattgaggtaGTTCGGtctaaatataaaatttatttatgccAAAGGAAATATGTAGTCGAtatgttgaatgaaattgggATGTTAGGTTGCAGACTTGTGGATACTCTTATGGATCCCAATGTAAAATTAGTAGGAGATCAAAGTGCATTACTTGATGATTCTAGGCAATATCGAATActtgtgggtaaattaaattatttcaCTGTAACGAGACCTGACATTTCGTTTGCAGTGAGTGTTGTGAATCAATTTCTTGATACCTCTCGTACTAGTCATTGGGATGCTGTTATACGAATTCTCAGGTATCTTAAGAGTGCTCCTGAAAAAGGGTTTCTGTATCAAAATCACGGACACACTAatattgaaggatatagtgatgcagattgggctggttctgtctcagatcgaagatcgaccacaggatattgtgtgtttgttggtggcaatttagtgtcgtggaagagtaagaagcaaacagttgtTTCCAAatcaagtgcagaatctgaataccgcgctatgaatcacactgtgtgtgagttggtttggttgaagagcatgttacttgaaattgggtttgaacataaacagcctatgaatttagtgtgtgataatcaggcGGTTGTCCATATTACGTCTAATCAagtgtttcatgaaaggacaaaacatattgaagttgattgtcacttcattcgagagaaattgcttgacggagtcatcaagacatctcatgtaccgtcTGTAGATCGATTGGCTGATTTGTTTACCAAGAGTTTAGGGTGCTCTAGGGTGAAATACATTTGTAACAAATtgggtgcttatgatatatatgcttcaacttga